The sequence AGGACGGCCCGGCCATCGGTGAGCGCCGAGCCGAACCATAGGACCCGGCGTATGGCGACCGTACGGTCGGATGCTCGTCGCGAAGGAGCCGCCACAGCAGAGGACCGCAGGTGAGCGCCCCATGCGGGGACATGCCGGGATGTCGGGGCCGCCCGGCCTTCGCACCGGCGATCCCGACACCCCTACTCTGTGATCAGCGCCACGAACAGCGCGTCGCACCGCACCCCATTCCGGGGTGAGACCAGGGATTCTCTCCGTGGCCGCCGGACGGCCGCGGCGCCGGCGGTGAATGCCGCGAAGGGAGCGTCCCGTGTCCACTTCTCCATCCCCTGAAGAAACCTCCATCGCAGATCTCGTGGATCGGCTCTCTGCGCAGACCTCCCGACTGGTGCGCGACGAGTTGAAGCTCGCCCGCGCCGAATACGCCGAGAAGGCGAAGCAGGGCGGAACCGCCGCCGGATTGTTCGGTGCCGGAGCCGTGCTGGCCTGGTTCGGCGTGGGGGCCCTGCTGGCCACGCTGATCCTCGTGCTCTCGCTGGTCCTGCCGGCCTGGGCCGCAGCGCTGATCGTCACGGCGGTGGTCTTCGCCGCCGCCGGCATCGCCGCGCTGCTCGGGAAGAAGACGACCGAAGGGCTCACCGCCACCCCGGAGCGCACGCTCGAGACCGTGCGCCGGGACGCCACCGAGATCAAGGAGCGGATCTGATGTCCACCGCAGCTGACAGACCCGAACAGGGCGAGGACCTCCGCGTGAATCCGGGGGCCGACCGCCGCACACCAGAGCAGGGCACGCCCCGCCTCCCGACCGACGCCGCCGGAGAAGCCGCGGGCGTCGGCCACCGCGAGCCGGCCGACGATGCAGGGCCGGACGAGATCGAGGCTGACATCGCCCGCACCCGCCGCGACCTCGGCGAGACGGTCGCAGCCCTCTCGGACCGTCTGGACCCCACGGCGCAGGCCGAGCAGCAGCTCCATCACCTCTCCCACCGCGCCCACGAACAGCTGGATCGGGCGCTCGAGCAGGTGGACCAGGCCCGCGACAGCGCCCGCTCCGCATTCACCCGCGCCCGGCACACGGTCGCCGAGACCGACAGCCCTCTCCCGCCGCTGCTCGCCGCGGCCGCCGGGGCTGCCGTCTTCGCCGGCATCGGCCTGCTGCTCATCCGGCGCCCGTGATCCCGCCCCTCGACGAGGAGAAGCCCATGCCCCACCAGAGATCCACCAGCACCACCGCGAAACTGCTGTACCGGCCCGTCGGGCTGGCCAGCGGGATCCTCAGCGGCGCGATCGCCGGGCTGCTGTTCAAGCAGCTCTGGAAGCTCGCCACCCCCTCCCACACGAAGGACACCCCGAAGGCGCTCGAATCCGAGTTCCCGCTGCGGGAGATCCTCCTCGCCGCCGCGCTGCAGGGCGCGATCTACGCGATGGTCAAGGCGCTCGTGGACCGCGGCGGCGCCCGCGCCTTCGAGAAGACCTTCGGCGAATGGCCCGGCGACTGACCCCTGCGACTGACCCCGCCGGCACTGCCCCACCGCACTGCACCGCACCAGGCCGCCCCACCCCACCGATCCAGGAGGACCCACCATGACCAGCACACCGATGCACCACCCCGATGACGAGGCCCGCCCGCACCCGGAGGATCAGGGTGAGGAGACGCCCTCTCACGACGACGGGGACCTCGTCGACGAGGAGACCAAGCAGCTCTCCCGCGAGGAGGCCGAGCAGCACGACGGCATCGTCGACGCCCAGGAGGACGAGATCGACGCCGAGGAGGGCGAGGACTCAGACGGCGGGCCCGCTCAGGGCGGCTACGGGCACTGACCCGCAGAGCCCGGCGGGGAGCGAGGGGACGCTCAGCGCCTCCCCTCGCCTCTCCGCTGGATAGGATCAAGGCTCCGCCGCACCTCGGAAGCGAGCCTGTCGATGAGAACTGCCCTGACGGTCGGCCTGGCCGTCCTGTATGCCCTCCTCGCTGTGATCGTCTTCGGCCTCACCGGAGTCTTCGGAGGGTTCGGGGAGCTGTGGTGGCGGGACGCGGCGGTGCTGCTGCTGACGGTGGTGGCCGCCTGCGCCCTCACCTACGTCTCGCTGCTGCTGATGACGTTCCTGCGGGAGGTGCACCATCCGCGCAACTCCCCCGGCGATCCGGATGCTCTGCAGTGGCACGTGCTGGTGCCGTGCCGGGACGAGGAGAGCGTGATCGCGGAGACCGTCTCGGCCGCACGCACCTCGTTCCCCGGCATGCACGTGTGGGTGATCGACGATGCGAGCGAGGACGCCACCGCGCGCGTGGTGCAGGACCTCATGGTGTTCGACGACCGGGTGCACCTGATCTCCCGAATCGCCCCGGAGGCGCGCACCGGCAAGGGCGATGCGCTCAACGCCGCCTACCGGATCGTGTCCGACCACGTGGGCGCGGACGTGCAGGACCGCCACCGCACCGTCGTCGGGGTCCTGGACGCCGATGGGTTCCTCTCCGACAACGCCCTGACGATGCTGGCCGGTCCCGAGGCGTTCGGCGAGGAGACGACCGGTGCGGTGCAGCTCGAGGTCTGGATGAAGAACCGCGGCGACCGCCGACCCCGCCCGGCCGATGGGAGGCTGCGCAACGCCGTCGGCCGCGTGCTGGTGCGGATGCAGGATCTCGAGTTCCGCACCACCAACTCGGCGATGCAGGTGCTGCGCTCCCGCACCGGCACCGTGGGCATGGGAGGCAACGGCCAGTTCACGCGCCTGTCCGTGCTGGACTCCCTCGCCGAGGAGCACGAGCGGCCATGGGGCAGGAAGCTGTGCGAGGACTATGAGCTGGGCCTGAACATCCTCGAGCAAGGCTTGCGCACCCACTACGTGCGCGAGGCGCACGTCTCGCAGGAGGCGCTGCCGTTCACGCGCCGCCTGATCACCCAGCGCACCCGCTGGGCGCAGGGCAACATGGAGTGCGCCTCGGCGCTGCCGGGGCTGCGCCGCAGCGGGCATCTCAGCGCGGCCGGGCTGGTGGAGATCCACTACTTCATGCTGCAGCCGCTGATCATGATGCTGAACCTGGTGCTGGTCCCGCTGCTGCTGGCCCTGGGCCTGGTGCAGGATCCGGGTGGGTTCTGGTCGGCCGCGACGCTGCTGACGCTCGTGCTGGCCGGGCTGTTCTTCCTGGTGCTGCCGTATGCGGTGTGGGGCCTGGTGTACCGCAGCGTGTCCGGCGGCGAGGTGTCGCTCCTGGGCGCGGCGGGGCTGGGGCTGTGCAATCTGGTGTACGTCTACCTCACCTACGTGTACTACGCGCGGGCGGCGTGGCGGTCGCTGACCGGCCGCACCGGATGGGCGAAGACCCGCCGGAACGCCGACGGCCGCACCCTGGCCGCGGTGCCGGTCACGGCCGCGCTCGAGGCGCTGCCGCTGATGCGGCTCGAGGAGTTCGAGGAGCTGACCGCGGAGCTCGAGGGCCGTTCGGATCTCGGCATCGACTTCGTGGCCGGCTGGGCGGTCATGTGGCCCACCCGCTCCTCGCGTCTCGAGCGGGCGATCGCCGCTGAGCAGCCAGCCGCGATCCGCGACGCGATCGGCAGCCTCCGCGTCTCCTCGGCGATGGTGGGGGCCGCGCGGCTCGAGCAGGCTGCGACGGATCTCGAGCAGTCGCTCGCCGGTGACGACCTCGAGGTGTGCCGTGCACAGCTGCCGCTGGTCATCGCGATCGGGCGCGAGACGGTCGACCTGCTGCGCAAGGAGGTCTCGGTGCGCCGTTCCCTGCAGCAGACCGCCCGCCCGGGCGCCCCGGCGGTCACGGAGGCACGAATGGTCACGGTGCCGCGACGCTGAGACGCGCCGCGGTACGGGGCACCGCGCGCCGGGTCAGCGGGGCGTACCGTCGGCGGGGCGGCCGACGATCTCCGTGAGCTGTGCGCGCAGCTGCCGTGGCCGGAACGGCTTGGTGAGGTACTCATCCGCACCGGCCTCGAGACCGAGCTGGACGTCTGCCTCCTGGGAACGGGCGCTGAGCATCACGATATGGCCGCTCATCTGCGATCGAGCCTGCCGCACCACGTCGTATCCCTCGATGTCGGGCAGGCCCACGTCCACCAGCAGCAGATCGGGCGCCAGCGCGCCGAGCGCCTCGAGCCCCTCCGTCCCGGTGGCTGCGGCGGCGACGGTGTAGCCGGCCTGGGACAGCACCACCTCGAGCAGTCGGCGGATGTCGTCATCGTCCTCGATCACGAGCGCGGTCGCCATGTCGTTCCCCCCTGTGTCTGGCTTCTGCGAACAGAGGCCAGGCTATCGATCCGGGATGGGCGCTCCCCGGGGAGCCGAGGCGGGCGGCGGGGTGCCGATCGCCGGGTCACGCTCCTGGTTATCTGGTGCGTTCAAGCATGGTCAGCACGTGCGCGCAATGCGTGGCGAGCCGCTCGAGTGTTTCGCTGAGCCACGCCTGGTCGTCGCTGCGGTCGATCGGGGTACCGTCCATCGCGACCGCGAAGGCCATCGGCATCAGCGAGGCCATCTCGTGCGCTGAGGCCAGGACGTCGCCGCCATCGACACCGACCGCTCTGGCGAAGGCGAGCAAGTGCCGACCGGTGACCTTATGGATATCCTTCTCGCCGCCGAATCCCATCGCCAACTGACTGGAGTCGCGGTAGCCCAAGCCTGTGGAGACATCGTAGAGCGGTGCCAACGCCTCAACTCCCGCTGGCCCCAAGAAGACCGAGTAATTCTTGGCATGGGCATCCGGAGCAGCAAGAACCCAGTTCGCAATGCATGCGCGAACGAATTCGAGAACTCCCCCCTCTGTCGCCCCGCCTCCGCGGAGAACGCGCACGACGTCCTCTGCTTTCACGGTGTACTTGTTCGTGGGCAGAGTGGATGTGGATTGGCAGAGATCTTCTTGGTGGACGCGGCGCAGGGATCCATCGTCATCAGCGATCCGATCGAAGCGCTCCACGACGACCGCCGGCTCATCGTCGAAGTACACGAATTCGCTTCCGGCAACACTCAACCCGAGGTGCCCCAGCGCTCGCAGACTGACGTGCTCGACCAGAGCCTGCGAGCGGAACCGCGCTATCCCCGGCTTGATGATGTGCGAGGTGGCCTGCAGCCCTTCTGCCTGGTGCCACTGCCCTCCCTCTCGTCGCAACGCAATCTTCGACTGAGCACCACCGAGCGACCAGTGCTCCCCGGGCACTCCCCAGTCTCTTTGCCCAGCGCGCAATCGCTTCAGGCGTGCGGCGATGCCTGCATCGCTGATTGGCACGAGCCGCCCGGAGCGTTCCCCCGCCAGCTGCGCTTCGTCGAGGAACTGGATGGCTCCCGGGCAGTCGGCGCCGATCTTGGCGATCAGTGCGAATTGACTCTCCGACGAGACGCCGAGCCGCCCCGCGATGGCCTCACGGACGTCAGCGTTGTCCGGGAGAAGGCCCGCGAGGTATGCACGGGTGAGTGCGGGTTTCACGGGCGTGTCGCTCGGCGTGAACGCGATAGAGATGCGAGGAGCTCCGTCGATCGGCGGTGTGAGCACCCGCGTCGCCCCATGACGGTCCTGGATGAGCTGCCCCACCTCATGGCCGTCCAGGACCATGTGCAGGATCTTCACTGCGGCACGCCTCCGTCGGGCCCGTCGTCCGCCGAAGCGGCCGCCCCCTCTTCGGCCCCGTGCTCAGGGTCGGCAGGTGCCTTCTGAAAGCCGGGAGACAAGCGCAAGGCTTGCAGGTGTTCCCGCACCGCATTGCTCAGCGCAGGGCTCATCTGCGGCATGAGTGACGAGAGATCCGGCCCCTGGAGAGTCGATGCGATAGTGGCCGAGGCCGTCCGATTCATGTGCTCGCCGAGGCTCTGCCAGACCGAACCGCGAAGGGCCGAGTCAACGTCGCTTCGCAGCTGATCCACGGCGGAGGGGGCACCCTTCGCCCTCTCGATGGCCTTCTGCGTCACCTCGGCGGTCGACATCCCCCGCTCACCGTGGGGAGATCGGTCGGGAACATCGAGCGATGCGGCGTCCTGTCCCCGCTGCACCCCAAGGGGGAGGTCCAGTGCGGCTAGGACGTCGAGGACCTTGGTCAGCTCAGCACGCGGCCGTGCCCCACGTTCGAGACCGATCAGCCACTCGCGGGAGACTCCGGCCATTTCGGCGAGCTGAGCCTGGGTGAGCTGCGCACCGGTCCGCGCATCGCGCACCGCCGCACCCAGATCGCTGGGGGTTGCGATTCGACGGATCACCATGGAGTGATGGTACGTCCACTTCCGGCGGACGTCTACGAGCGTTCACAGGCGCGCACGCCCTGCCATGTCATGAAGTGACCGCTCTTCCATGCGCCCAGGACGCGCACGCTCTTGCACTCGAGACCCACCCCACAGCGACACCCCACCCCCGCCTCGCCACCGTTACCGCTCCGTTACGCTTCGGGGAATGGTGTCAACACGTGAGGCGGGGGGATCCGTGGCTGCCCCCGAGGTGAGGGAGGGCGGGGCCGCGGCACCGCCGAGGCCCGGGTTCCGTCCCGACATCCAGGGCCTGCGCGCGATCGCCGTGCTGCTCGTGGTGCTGTTCCACTCCGGTGTGGAGGTGCTCTCCGGCGGGTACGTGGGCGTGGACGTGTTCTTCGTGATCTCCGGGTTCCTCATCACCACGCATCTGCTGCAGTCCCTCGAGCGGGAGGGGCGGATCCGGTTCGGCCGCTTCTACGCCAAGCGCGCCCGGCGCATCCTCCCGGCGGCCCTGCTCGTCGCCGGCCTCACCGTGGTCGCCGCGTGGCTGTGGATGTCGCCGCTGCTGCTGCGCAAGGTGGTCGTCGGCGCGATCGCCACCGCGCTGTACGTGCCGAACTACTTCTTCGCGGCGGAGGATACGAACTACCTGGCCGAGACCACCCCGTCGGTGTTCCAGCACTACTGGTCCCTCGGCATCGAGGAGCAGTTCTACCTGCTGTGGCCGGCGCTGCTGGCGGTGGGGTTCTGGCTGTGCCGCCGCAGCGAGCGCCGGGTGATGGTGCTGGTCGCAGGGCTCACCGCCGTCTCCTTCCTCGCGTGCGTCGTGATGATGTCCGTGGCGCAGCCGTGGGCGTTCTTCTCCCTGCCCACCCGCGCGTGGGAGCTCGGAGTCGGCGGGCTGGTCGCGTTCCTGCTGCGCTCGGGCGCCCGCTGGCTGGATTCCCCGCGCACCGGGCTGCTGGCCTGGGCGGGTCTGGCGGGGCTGGTCGCCGTGGCGTTCAGCTTCGATGAGGGCACGGTGTTCCCGGGCTGGACGGCGGCGCTGCCGGTCGCGGCCACCGCGGCGATGATCATCGGCGGTGCGGCGCCGGGCTCGATGCACGCCACGGCGCTGCTGTCCGTGCGGCCGCTGCAGTTCATCGGCGCGATCTCCTACTCGCTGTATCTGGTGCACTGGCCGCTGCAGGTGATCCCGCACGCGGCGACGTTCACGGAGCAGCCGCTGCCGCTGGCGCAGAGCCTCGCGCTGGGTGCGCTGGCGGTGCCGCTGGCCTGGCTGCTGTACCGCCTGGTGGAGCGGCCGGTGATCAGCTGGAGCGTGCTGCGCGAGCGCCGCCAGTGGCTGACCGGCCTCGCCGCGGCGGCCGCCTCGCTCGCGGTGGTCGCCACCTCGACCGGGGTCGCCCTCGCCGGTGCGCAGCAGAGCCTCGCCAGCGAGCGCAGCGCGGCGCCGACCCCGCAGGCCGTGGAGCCCGAAGGCACCGCCTTCGTGCCCGCGAACCTCTCGCCCGGCCTGGACGACGTGGCCGAGGACAACCCCTCCGTCTACGCCGAGGGCTGCCACCGCTCCACTCACGACGACGACCCCAGCGGCTGCCGCATCGGCGACAACGCCGAGGCGCCGCTGGTGTTCCTGTTCGGCGACTCCCACGCCGCGAGCTGGTATCCGGCGCTCGAGCAGCTCGCGGAGCAGGGCAAGATCCGGCTGGACACCAACACGAAGAACTCGTGCCTGCCGCTCGACGTCGAGCAGCAGTACATGGGCCGGCCCTTCGACTCGTGCACGCAGTGGCGCGAGGGCGTGATGCAGCGGATCGACGAGGAGCAGCCCGACCTCGTGCTGCTGGGCAGCTATCACAACCCCGAACGGCTGCTGGATGCCGACGAGGACGATCCGGGCGCGGGCTGGCGGGACGGCCTGACCTCCACCCTCGAGCAGATCGACGGACCGCAGGTGGCGGTGCTGCAGGACGTCCCCACCCAGCAGCGCAAGCCCGATCACTGCCTCGCGAAGAACCTCGAGCGCACCGACCGCTGCGACGTGCCGCGCGAGCTCGCCTTCCAGGACGATCTCCTCCGGGCCGAGGAGGATGCCATCGCCGAGACCGACACCGGTGCCGCGCACCTGGACCTCTCGCGCTACTTCTGCAACGCGGAGAGCTGCCCGATGATCATCGGCAACACCATGGTGTTCCGCGACAACCACCACCTCACCGAGACCTTCAGCCGGCAGATGGACCAGCCGATGTGGGAGGAGATCGAGCCGCTGCTGGCGTGACCGCTGCGTCGTCCGGGGGTCAGATATCGTCTGAGGGTCGCGCCCGGCGACATCTGTGCTCAGCAAAGGAGCTGCCCGTGGAGCAGGAGATTCAGCTGATCAGCGACGGGGATGGAGTCGCTGTCATCGGTGATCCCACCGCGGTGGATCTGTTCCTCAGCTCCGCTGGCGTCCCCTCGCGTGAGCTCCCGCTGGGGAGGGCCGGCGGCATGGTTCAGGACGGCACCGCTGCGCGGGCCAGCTCCGCCGCGCTCGAGGTCTCCGCTCAGGCTGCGGCTCATGCGGGACGTTGGGTGAAGCTCACGGAGAAGTCGGCGGCCGCACTCGATCTCGGCACGGCGATGAAGGGTTCCTCCGAGGGTGTCAGCCGAGCCATCCTCACGGACAACGGCAGGATCTCCAGCATTCTCGAGTTCGTGAAATCTCCTGCGTCGGTGGCGACGAATCCTGCGCTGCTCGCCGGTGCCGCCGGGGTCATGGCCCAGGTTGCGATGCAGCAGACCATGCAGGAGATCACCGACTATCTCGAGTCGATCGATGAGAAGGTCGAGGACGTGCTGCGTGCGCAGAAGGATGCAGCACTCTCCGAGCTGATCGGAGCGGGGTTCGTGATCGACCGCGCCACGAGCATCTGGGAAAGCATGGGGCGGGTCCCGCAGACCACCTGGGATTCCGTGTACACCACGGCGGGAACGATCGCGAGCGCTCAGGCCTACGCGCTGCGCCGACTCGATGCGATCGCGGTGAAGCTGGAGAACAAGACGGCGCTGCGCGACATCGCCCGCATCGCGAAAGAGTCCGAGCCCGAGATCCGCGAATGGCTCGCTGTGCTCGCCCGCACCTTCCAGCTGCTGGACGCGAAGGACGTCCTCGAACTCGAACGAGTCCTGGAGACAGAACCGCACGAGATCGACCGCCACCGACGTGCCCTGCGCACTGCACGGCAGAAGCGCCTGGAGAAGATCGCCGCGCACACTGCGAAGCTGCTGGACCGCGCCGACGCGTCCGTCGCGATCGCCAATGCGAAAGTTCTGTTCCAGCCTGCCGCCGCGAAGACGGTGGTCCGCTCCAGCAACCTCGTCATCGACAACGTCACCGAGTTCCGCGGACGGCTCAAGATCGACGGCGATCACGCGAATCTCGAGGGACGGCGCTGGAGCGAGGCTGCAGGGGATGTGCGCGACGGGCTCCAGGAGAACGCCAAGCACGTCGCACAAGGTGGCGTCGACACCGCCCGGCAGCTCTCCGCTGGAGCCGCCCGCCGTGCAGGCGCGGTGCGCAGCGGCATCGCCGGAAAGATCAGGTCACGGCGGCTGCGACGCAAGAGCAACAGCGCCGGCGCCGAGGCCCCTCTGCGTGAGAACGGCCAGGACCAGACCTGATGAACACCGGGGAGGAGAGATACTGACGGGTTGCGCGCCACCGGGATGCGTCACCGCTCGTGGCGGCGCACCCGCCCCCCCCCTCAGGGCCAGTCGGTCGTGAGCCGCTGCGCGACGGCCCCCGCGAGTGGGTCCCGTCTACGATGCAGGGACCCGCGCCCCCTCGTTGACAAGGCCCTCCGTGTCCTTCCTGCTGAGATTCTCCGGCCCCGCGCTCGCCCTCGGTGGGGTGCTGATCGTCGTCACCGTCTCCTTCGGGGCGGGGATCGGGGCGCCCTATCTGCTGGGTGTGGCGCTGGTGGTGCTGGGGCTCGTCGGACAGATTGTCAGCGCG comes from Brachybacterium faecium DSM 4810 and encodes:
- a CDS encoding Protein of unknown function (DUF1469) (PFAM: Protein of unknown function (DUF1469)): MPRRERPVSTSPSPEETSIADLVDRLSAQTSRLVRDELKLARAEYAEKAKQGGTAAGLFGAGAVLAWFGVGALLATLILVLSLVLPAWAAALIVTAVVFAAAGIAALLGKKTTEGLTATPERTLETVRRDATEIKERI
- a CDS encoding glycosyl transferase (PFAM: Glycosyl transferase family 2), with translation MRTALTVGLAVLYALLAVIVFGLTGVFGGFGELWWRDAAVLLLTVVAACALTYVSLLLMTFLREVHHPRNSPGDPDALQWHVLVPCRDEESVIAETVSAARTSFPGMHVWVIDDASEDATARVVQDLMVFDDRVHLISRIAPEARTGKGDALNAAYRIVSDHVGADVQDRHRTVVGVLDADGFLSDNALTMLAGPEAFGEETTGAVQLEVWMKNRGDRRPRPADGRLRNAVGRVLVRMQDLEFRTTNSAMQVLRSRTGTVGMGGNGQFTRLSVLDSLAEEHERPWGRKLCEDYELGLNILEQGLRTHYVREAHVSQEALPFTRRLITQRTRWAQGNMECASALPGLRRSGHLSAAGLVEIHYFMLQPLIMMLNLVLVPLLLALGLVQDPGGFWSAATLLTLVLAGLFFLVLPYAVWGLVYRSVSGGEVSLLGAAGLGLCNLVYVYLTYVYYARAAWRSLTGRTGWAKTRRNADGRTLAAVPVTAALEALPLMRLEEFEELTAELEGRSDLGIDFVAGWAVMWPTRSSRLERAIAAEQPAAIRDAIGSLRVSSAMVGAARLEQAATDLEQSLAGDDLEVCRAQLPLVIAIGRETVDLLRKEVSVRRSLQQTARPGAPAVTEARMVTVPRR
- a CDS encoding response regulator with CheY-like receiver domain and winged-helix DNA-binding domain (PFAM: Response regulator receiver domain), yielding MATALVIEDDDDIRRLLEVVLSQAGYTVAAAATGTEGLEALGALAPDLLLVDVGLPDIEGYDVVRQARSQMSGHIVMLSARSQEADVQLGLEAGADEYLTKPFRPRQLRAQLTEIVGRPADGTPR
- a CDS encoding HipA domain-containing protein (PFAM: HipA-like N-terminal domain; HipA-like C-terminal domain~TIGRFAM: HipA N-terminal domain), whose translation is MKILHMVLDGHEVGQLIQDRHGATRVLTPPIDGAPRISIAFTPSDTPVKPALTRAYLAGLLPDNADVREAIAGRLGVSSESQFALIAKIGADCPGAIQFLDEAQLAGERSGRLVPISDAGIAARLKRLRAGQRDWGVPGEHWSLGGAQSKIALRREGGQWHQAEGLQATSHIIKPGIARFRSQALVEHVSLRALGHLGLSVAGSEFVYFDDEPAVVVERFDRIADDDGSLRRVHQEDLCQSTSTLPTNKYTVKAEDVVRVLRGGGATEGGVLEFVRACIANWVLAAPDAHAKNYSVFLGPAGVEALAPLYDVSTGLGYRDSSQLAMGFGGEKDIHKVTGRHLLAFARAVGVDGGDVLASAHEMASLMPMAFAVAMDGTPIDRSDDQAWLSETLERLATHCAHVLTMLERTR
- a CDS encoding predicted acyltransferase (PFAM: Acyltransferase family), which codes for MAAPEVREGGAAAPPRPGFRPDIQGLRAIAVLLVVLFHSGVEVLSGGYVGVDVFFVISGFLITTHLLQSLEREGRIRFGRFYAKRARRILPAALLVAGLTVVAAWLWMSPLLLRKVVVGAIATALYVPNYFFAAEDTNYLAETTPSVFQHYWSLGIEEQFYLLWPALLAVGFWLCRRSERRVMVLVAGLTAVSFLACVVMMSVAQPWAFFSLPTRAWELGVGGLVAFLLRSGARWLDSPRTGLLAWAGLAGLVAVAFSFDEGTVFPGWTAALPVAATAAMIIGGAAPGSMHATALLSVRPLQFIGAISYSLYLVHWPLQVIPHAATFTEQPLPLAQSLALGALAVPLAWLLYRLVERPVISWSVLRERRQWLTGLAAAAASLAVVATSTGVALAGAQQSLASERSAAPTPQAVEPEGTAFVPANLSPGLDDVAEDNPSVYAEGCHRSTHDDDPSGCRIGDNAEAPLVFLFGDSHAASWYPALEQLAEQGKIRLDTNTKNSCLPLDVEQQYMGRPFDSCTQWREGVMQRIDEEQPDLVLLGSYHNPERLLDADEDDPGAGWRDGLTSTLEQIDGPQVAVLQDVPTQQRKPDHCLAKNLERTDRCDVPRELAFQDDLLRAEEDAIAETDTGAAHLDLSRYFCNAESCPMIIGNTMVFRDNHHLTETFSRQMDQPMWEEIEPLLA